TTCAGAGTTTTTTGATTCAAACGGGAAATTAAAGGGATATAAACGAGATATGTATGAGGGGGGAATCAGGATCCCGTTTATTGCATGGGCTCCATTTCTCAAAAATGCCCCCAAAATAAGTAATGTACCTGGCTATTTTGCCGATATTATGCCAACTTTTGCGGATATTGCCGGCAAAACCACGGGATTCAAAACTGATGGGCTGAGTATTTATCCGGCTATTAAAGGTGAAAAACCTAAAAAAAACCGTTTCTTATATTGGGAATTTTTTGAACTGGGTTTTGAACAAGGGATACGTTACGGGCGATGGAAAGGAGTGAAAAGACACCACAAATTGGAACTCTATGATCTGAAGACCGATATCGGCGAAACAAATGATGTAGCAGCAAGCCATCCTGATATTGTTAAGCAGATTGAGGATTATCTTTTGACTGCAAGAACGGACTCTCCCTATTGGACTGTGAAGTAGTTTAATAAGGAGGGCTACTGTTTTTCTGAAATTCCTGTTAATTTAGCTTTTATTTTTTGTGAACCAGGGTTTAATGCAAGTGCCTTTTTGTAGCAAGTAGATGCTTTTAAACGATCGCCCTTTTTTAGGTACGCATCGCCTAATTGGCTAAAAGCAGTGGGCGATGCCGGATAGTTTTGAGTATTCATTTCAAGTAAATCTATTGCATTATCAAGTGCTCCGGGCTGGGTTATTAAATACATTGCAGTGTTGTTAATATTTACTTCTGTTGGTATAACAGCATACCCATACCGTTGAGATAGTTGCCGGTAATGTTGCTTTACAGCAGTGGCGTTCAATAATTTTGGATCCATCTGTGGCAGATCCCATTGCTTGTAAATAAATCGTAAAGCATCATAATAGGCTTTTATCGGCTCCGTCATATGTATCTCTTCAGGATAATAAACATATTTATAGTCTAAACCTGTTATCTTCTTTTGGGTTATTATAGAATCGAATTTTAAAAGATCTCTATGAAAGGTTGATTTATCTGAGCCCCCTTCGTTCGCATCACTATAAAAGACCATTTTATTTATAATCTGATTGTTTTTTAGCTTTTTATCTGCGAGCTTAAGTAAATATTCCTTATCCCACCAAAATGAAGGGCTTATGGCTACATAAGCACCAAACATATCTGGTTGCGTTAGTAGGCAATTTATTGTGGCGATGCCACCGAATGAGTGTCCTGCAAAAATTTTAAAAGCTTCTGTTTTGTAGTGAGCATCAACATAAGGGATCAATTCACTACCAATAAACTGTAAAAAATTATTGCCGCCACCACTTGGCTTAAACCTGGAATTTGAACTGGTATCAGGCTTTCCATCATAATCAAAAATACTATGAGTTGGCGTAAGATCTCTTGTGCGGTTTGTATTAGGGATGCCGACTATAATCATCTCGGGCATTACATTTACGTCCAAACGACTAAGGTAACGGCAATATTCTGCAAGCATGCTAAAATGATTATCCCCATCAAGTACATATAATACAGGGTAACGCTTAGCGGGCCGTAAAGTATCCACAGGCGGTACATAAATATAAATTTTCCGGTCTTCACCCAATACTTTAGACGGAAGTTTGATGATATCTGCCGATATGGGTTTAAATACCGGATCGGTTTGAGCAACTAAGCTTTTGGGAATTAACAGTATAAAAAATACATATACGATGTTATTTCTAAAATAATGCCTTAAGTAGTCGCTGTAAATCATATCGTTGAGTTTATAGACCTGCGATTGAAATTACTATATTTTTAGGAATAAAGAATTATTAGAATGCAATATTTTACTGTAGAAAAAAGTAATGAATCTTTTGGAAGGCTTTATAATAAAAAAACTAAATCATTGATTTAAGGGGCTAATGAGCATTTGAACTATATCCATAGCGACAAGATAATTAATGATTTAATTTTTCTCTTCTTTAAATAAAAGAATAAGCTTTTAGGCGAAGACGTTGGGAGAAAATCATTTTAATAACTGACGCTACTCATATTTTTAACATGGGCTTTTTACAAACTTTATACCTATCAAAAAAGACCCATTATGAAAAAGATCCTGGTCCCTGTTGATTTCTCTGCAACGGCAGAGAACGCAGCCGATTATGCAACTGATCTGGCCCATGGTATTGGTGCCAGGGTAGAATTGTTAAATGTTTTTCAGGTTCCTGAATTTTCTCCTGCTGCCGCATCTTTGGTATGGCCGCTTGATGAATATAAGCTTATAGAAGACGATGCTAAAAAAGCCTTGGGCAAACTGGTTGAAAAAGTTGAAGAAAAATATAAAAAAGCCCATCATGAGCTTGGTTTTAAAGCAGAAGTGTTTGGGCGATTGGTTTGTGGCGAGGTTGAAAAAGAGGTTGGTAAATATTTTACTGAATGTAAAATGAACCTCGTTGTGGCCGGACTAAACCGTGCAGATAAGTTAACCAAAACGCTTATGGGCAGTGTGGCCAGAAAAATTATCGAGCAGGAAATACCTGTTTTGCTTATACCTGCGGGATATAGCTTTAAGAAACCTAAAAAAATAGCTTTTGCCACAGATTTTAGCCATAGTGATGTCTCCGTTTTATGTACACTTGCCGAATTTGCAAAACCTTTTAATGCCGATATACTCATTACACATACCGGTAATTCAAAATCAGAACCAGAAGGCTATAAGCATACAACCGAAGATTTTTTAAACCGGGTTGCCGATCGGGTTAACTATAGAAATATTTACTATAGACATATAAACAGTGAACGGATTAAGGACGGTTTAGATTGGATCGTAGAAAACGGACAGATCGATATTCTGACCATGGTGCATCGAAAACATAGTTTTTTTCATCAGCTGCTTAAAGGCAGTTATACCCTAAACATGTCAGATCATATTCAGATCCCGCTTTTGGTTTTACCGCCATCACACAACGTTCCGATGTAGTAGCGCATCACTAGATAAAATTCAATTATTATAATCTATTGTAAAACAAAATATATGTATCCTAAAACAATGAAAGCTGCGGTTATCCACGAATATGGAGGACCTCTGGCCATAGAAGAACTTCCGGTTAGACCGCTCCATCAATATGAGATTTTAGTTAAGGTAATTTCATGTGGGGTATGCCACACCGATTTGCATGCCTGTAATGGAGATTGGCCTGTAAAATCAAAAATGCCGTTGGTGCCAGGCCACGAAGCCATTGGGTTGGTAGCTGCAATGGGACATGATGTTAAAAGTGTTAAAGAAGGAGATGTGGTTGGCGTACCATGGTTATATAGCGCCTGTGGCTGTTGCGAATTTTGCTTAACAGGTTGGGAAACGTTATGCTATGAGCAGCAGAATGGAGGCTATAGTGTTGATGGAGGTTTTGCAGAGTATGTAATTGCCGATTCGAGATACGTTGCCCATTTCCCTTCGCATGTAAATTTTACAGAAATGGCACCCATTATCTGTGCCGGGGTTACCGTATACAAAGGTTTAAAAGAAACTGATGCAAAAGCAGGTGAGTGGGTAGCCATATCAGGCATTGGCGGGCTCGGCCATCTTGGGGTTCA
The nucleotide sequence above comes from Pedobacter riviphilus. Encoded proteins:
- a CDS encoding alpha/beta hydrolase-fold protein — translated: MIYSDYLRHYFRNNIVYVFFILLIPKSLVAQTDPVFKPISADIIKLPSKVLGEDRKIYIYVPPVDTLRPAKRYPVLYVLDGDNHFSMLAEYCRYLSRLDVNVMPEMIIVGIPNTNRTRDLTPTHSIFDYDGKPDTSSNSRFKPSGGGNNFLQFIGSELIPYVDAHYKTEAFKIFAGHSFGGIATINCLLTQPDMFGAYVAISPSFWWDKEYLLKLADKKLKNNQIINKMVFYSDANEGGSDKSTFHRDLLKFDSIITQKKITGLDYKYVYYPEEIHMTEPIKAYYDALRFIYKQWDLPQMDPKLLNATAVKQHYRQLSQRYGYAVIPTEVNINNTAMYLITQPGALDNAIDLLEMNTQNYPASPTAFSQLGDAYLKKGDRLKASTCYKKALALNPGSQKIKAKLTGISEKQ
- a CDS encoding universal stress protein, coding for MKKILVPVDFSATAENAADYATDLAHGIGARVELLNVFQVPEFSPAAASLVWPLDEYKLIEDDAKKALGKLVEKVEEKYKKAHHELGFKAEVFGRLVCGEVEKEVGKYFTECKMNLVVAGLNRADKLTKTLMGSVARKIIEQEIPVLLIPAGYSFKKPKKIAFATDFSHSDVSVLCTLAEFAKPFNADILITHTGNSKSEPEGYKHTTEDFLNRVADRVNYRNIYYRHINSERIKDGLDWIVENGQIDILTMVHRKHSFFHQLLKGSYTLNMSDHIQIPLLVLPPSHNVPM
- the adhP gene encoding alcohol dehydrogenase AdhP, whose translation is MYPKTMKAAVIHEYGGPLAIEELPVRPLHQYEILVKVISCGVCHTDLHACNGDWPVKSKMPLVPGHEAIGLVAAMGHDVKSVKEGDVVGVPWLYSACGCCEFCLTGWETLCYEQQNGGYSVDGGFAEYVIADSRYVAHFPSHVNFTEMAPIICAGVTVYKGLKETDAKAGEWVAISGIGGLGHLGVQYAKAMGFQVAAIDISNDKLEMARKLGADIVVNALERDPGEFLKKQTGGMHGVLVTAVTPVAFSQGLSALRRKGTLSLNGLPPGSFDLPIFDTVLNRITIRGSIVGTRKDMQEAIEFAVDGKVRAQVKKAKLEDINNVFDQMKKGEIEGRIVLDISGT